The following nucleotide sequence is from Eremothecium cymbalariae DBVPG#7215 chromosome 6, complete sequence.
TTGGTGCTATGGATGAGGAGCTGATTTTTACTAACGAGTTTTCTGGTACTGTTTCGCAACTGCATTCGCATGGGCAGACGAATCTCAGACAATGCTCTACTGCAGCTATTAATTCAGCCACTTTGGTTGGGCATCGGCTATTTGTGGCACAAGCCAATAAGGCTCTAATTAATGTGTACAATATTCATGGTGCTAATAAGCGGGAATCAGTTGAGCAGAGGTTGCCACTACCAGAAGTTGTCAGTTGTATTGCTGTTGTGGAGAACATCCAGGCGTCTAGATGCGGTTCTGCGAATTCCAACTCAGGTTTACCGTACCTACTTGTGGGCTCTACTCCTACGGGAAAATTGTACGTCTGGGAGTTGAATTCAGGGAATCTGTTGTCGGTGAAGGCTATGGCACATTATCAACCGATTACAAAGATACAGTCTATTGTGAATGGCAAGTACGTTATCACGAGTGGATCAGATGCTCGTCTGATTATCTGGCAAACGGCTGATTTGGTTCTCCACGATGATCCTAAACCACTATACATACTGCACGATCACACGTTGCCAATAACGGATTTTGTTGTGAGTAATGCTTACAACGGCGATTATATAAATACCAAATTGTTTACAGTGTCGGAGGATGCGACATTGAGATGTTACCATATTGACTCTCAACTTGACAAACCATATTTGATTGCTACGTTTACGTTTGCACTACCTTTAACATCGGTAACATTGGATCCAGCTGATAGATGTGTGTATGTTGGAACAAAGGAAGGGGCCTTTGCTTTACCTGTTTATTACGGTTTGGACAACAATGAAACTAAGTTGGTGAATCTACTGCATTTCggagaaaacaaaatattatccatTATAGAATCTCAAGAAGGTGTAGATGTGAATCGCAAGGAATTGTACCAAATGGGACAACTGGTCTGCGACAAGTTAATACCATCCCATATAACGGCTATGAAGTTATCCATGGACGGCAGTCTGATTGTGTTCGGTACCAACCAAGGTAATTGCATTGTGATGGATATTTACTCAAAGCAGCCTGTGCGCGAGGTAGCTCCTATTGTAACACAAGACACCAATGTAGGAATGGTAACGAATTTGCTTTTATTCCCAGCGACTATGGAGTCTGAATCCTTGATGCAATCATCTGTTTATGATGTCAGCAGCAAACACACTGAAGCGTCTAAGATCCCAAATCTCAGCAAGTCTGTATTTGATAAGAAGGGTCCGCATGATATAGTTTTTCAGGTGGTTTCTCGGAAGGAGTTGGAGAAGGTACCGCCCTTATCAGATTTCAAGGAGTACGTAGACTGTGTTGCTCAAGAGGAGAGTGTATTCTTGCAACAAGGCCCTATACAAAGTACAGTGAAGGTCATAAATCAAGATAAACAAGCCGAGGAGGTTGTAGCAGACCTACCACCGTCCAAAGATGCAACTGATGAGGGCGCAGAAATTTCCAAGCTGAAAGAAACAATCGAACAGCTGACCTGTGCTTACAAAGACTTGAGGGCAATGCACGAAACTCTGTATGAAGAGCATAATAAGCTGCTACAGTCGCAGCCCAGCCTCCACTAATTAgttgaatatataaatagCACTGCATAAGAAACAAAATAGATACCTACATTCTCAAACCAACGACTTATCTGGTTCAATTGCGTGGGAATGAGCCAGTCGTCGCTTTATTACGTTGAGCACTGTCACCGTCTTGTGCGATTGTCAAGGTGAAAATTTTCCGGTTTCTCTACGACATTCGAAG
It contains:
- the IPI3 gene encoding chromatin-binding/pre-rRNA-processing protein IPI3 (similar to Ashbya gossypii ABL141C) — its product is MDEELIFTNEFSGTVSQLHSHGQTNLRQCSTAAINSATLVGHRLFVAQANKALINVYNIHGANKRESVEQRLPLPEVVSCIAVVENIQASRCGSANSNSGLPYLLVGSTPTGKLYVWELNSGNLLSVKAMAHYQPITKIQSIVNGKYVITSGSDARLIIWQTADLVLHDDPKPLYILHDHTLPITDFVVSNAYNGDYINTKLFTVSEDATLRCYHIDSQLDKPYLIATFTFALPLTSVTLDPADRCVYVGTKEGAFALPVYYGLDNNETKLVNLLHFGENKILSIIESQEGVDVNRKELYQMGQLVCDKLIPSHITAMKLSMDGSLIVFGTNQGNCIVMDIYSKQPVREVAPIVTQDTNVGMVTNLLLFPATMESESLMQSSVYDVSSKHTEASKIPNLSKSVFDKKGPHDIVFQVVSRKELEKVPPLSDFKEYVDCVAQEESVFLQQGPIQSTVKVINQDKQAEEVVADLPPSKDATDEGAEISKLKETIEQLTCAYKDLRAMHETLYEEHNKLLQSQPSLH